DNA sequence from the Janibacter sp. CX7 genome:
TGCGCCGCGAGACGACGAAGGGGGACCCGGTGCCAGCCGTCGGGGAGGGGCCCGAGGGCCCGCTCGAGGGCGACCGAGGTCTGCACGAGGCTGTAGGAGTCCCCGCCCAGCTCGGCGAAGGAGCGGTCCGGGTCGACGTCCTCGCGCCGCAGGGCGGCGGCGACGAGGGCGACGGTGGCGGCGAGCTGGTCGCCGGAGGGCAGGGGGTCGCCGGTCGTCGCCGCGAGCGCGCGCTCGCGGCACGCGGCCCGGTCGGTCTTGCCGTTGGGCAGCCGGGGCAGCTCGGCGACGGTGTCGACGATGACGGCCCCGGGGGCGAGGCCGGCGGCCCGGACCGCCCGCTCGCGGACCGAGCGGACGAGGTGGGGGTTGCCCCCTTCGTCGGTGACGAGGGTGACGAGGAGGTGGCGGGCGTCGGCGGTGACGACCACCTCGTGACCGGCATCCGCGAGCGCGTCGGCGACGCGGCCGAGGTCGATGCGCAGGCCGAGGACCTTGGCGATGTCGTCGCGGCGGCCGACGATACGCACGCGGCCGTCGTCCAGCCGCCCGAGGTCGCCGGTGCGCAGCTCGGCGACCATGCGGCCGAGGGCGAGCTCGTCGGGGTGCTCGGCGTAGCCGAGCATGACGCCGGGGCCGGTGAAGACGAGCTCGCCGACCTCGTCGCTCCCGCCCGGGACGTCGTGGTCCAGGCGGAAGGCCGAGGCGGCGACGGCCCGCCCGACCGCGTCCGGGTGCTCGAGGACCTCGGCGCCGCGCTGGATCGCCATCCGGGCGGTCGCCTCGGTCTGGCCGTACATCACCGCGAGCTCCCAGCCCTGGCGCCGGCCGAGCACCGCGAACTCGCGCACCCGCTCGACGCCGAGCGCGCCGCCGGCCTGGGTCACGAGGCGCAGCCCGGGCGTCCCGGCGCGCAGGCGCGCATCGACGAGGTCGAAGGTGTGCGGCACCCCCGCGAGGACGGTGACGCGGTGCTCGGCCTGCAGCCGCCAGAACTCGTCGTCGGTCACCGAGCGCTCGGTGACGACGATGCCGCCGCCGGCGAGGAGCGCGCTGTGCAGGACGGACAGGCCGTAGCAGTAGTGGAGGGGGAGTGAGGTGATCGCGCGGTCGTCCGCGCGCAGGCCCAGGCCCTCGGCGATGGCTGCGGCGTTGCTCGTGAGGTTGTCGTGCGAGAGGCGCACGAGCTTGGGGCTGCCGGTGCTGCCGGAGGTCGACAGCAGCAGCGCGAGGTCGGGGTGCAGCAGGTGCTGGGGCTCGGTCGAGAGGGCCTCGACGCGCTCGCCGACGAGCCTCACGTCCGGGGCGAAGCGCTCGGTGACCGACTCCGCGCCCGGTCCGGTGACGAGCCCGACGTGACCGGCGGCGAGCACCGCCAGGTGGGCCACGACACCCGGGACGTCGCGCGTCGGGTGGAGGTGGACCAGGCGACGACCGGTCGCCGCGTCGGGCAGGCGCTCCGCGAGCGCCGCGACCCGTGCCGCCAGGTCGGCGTGCGTCAGCACCCGGTCGCCGTCGAGGAGCGCGGGACGGGTCGACCCGGGGTGGACGAAGGGGGCGGTCCCCCGGCCCGGGACGCGCTCGGGAGCCGGGCGGGCCACCTCCGTGAGCGTCGCCGTGGGAGTCATGTTGGTGTGCCTATCCTTAGTAGCTAGGGCGAGAGTACAACCGTTGATGTCAGGACCTCACATGGACAACCACGTCGTGGACGTCTGGTGGTCGGACCTGCGGGCGATGGACCTGGCGCTCCTGCCGCTGCTCGACCCGGTCGAGGCGGCACGGGCCGCGGGCATCGCCGGCTCGGCCGACCTCGGGCGCTTCGTCGTCGGGGCGTGGCTGCTGCGGGTCGCAGTGGGGGCCGCGACGGGGACCGACCCCCGCTCCGTCGCCGTCGAGCGGACCTGCACCGACTGCGGCGGGCCGCACGGGCGGCCGCTCGTGCACGGCACGCACGTGAGCGTCGCGCACGCCGGGCCGCTCGTCCTCGTCGCCACCGCTGCGGTGCCGGTCGGTGTCGACGTCGAGTCGCTCCGGCGCGGAGGGGACGTCGCCGGATGGGTCGTCGAGGAGGCGACCTTCAAGGCCACGGGGGCGCGCTCGTCAGCCGGCGTCCGGGTCGTCGATCTCGAGGTCCCGGTGCCGGGCTACCGCGCGGCGCTCGCCGTGGCCGGCGCCGACGTCACCCTCGTCACGCACGGGCCGTCGGAGTCGGCCGCCGCTCAGCGCAGCGCGAGGTAAACGTAGTCGTGGTGGGTCGTCAGGCCCATATCGCGGTAGAGGTGCTGGGCGGGCGCGTTGCCCGGCTCGACCTGCAGGTAGGTCAGGCTGGCGCCGTCGGCTGCGGCTGCCCGCAGCGACTCGACCGTGAGCCATCGGCCGACGCCGCGGCCGCGGTGCTCGGGGGCGACGTGCAGGCCGAAGACGCCGGCCCACCCGTCGCTCAGTGCCACGCGCACGACGCCGGCGGTGCTCCCTTCGTCGTCGTGGGCGGTGAGGAAGACCTGGTGGCGGGGCAGAGCGAGGATCTCCCGGGCCGCGTCGCGGTGCTCGAGGACCCGCGGCGAGCTGCCGGCGAGCCACGCCTCGTCGACGTGGTCGCGGCACTCCGCGGTGATGCCCGCGGGCGCGGGGACGGGCGCGTCGAGCAGGGTGTCCGTCCACCCCGTGAGCACCTCGGCGACGGTGCGCTCGCGGTAGCCGCGGTCGAGGAGCAGCCGGCCGAGGGCGTCGTCCGCGGTGCCGGCACCGGCCGGCCGGGGGAGCATGACGAGCGGAGGGAGGTCGCGCTCGGCGTACCAGGCCTCCACGGCGTCGACGGCCTCCGGCAGGGGCAGGCCCGGGTCGCCCACGGGCAGAGCGGAGTTGGAGCGACCGGTCCACCCGAGACCGGCCCGCAGCAGCCAGCCGGAGCCCGGTGCGCCGAGCCAGGCCTCCTCGACGCCCGGCTGACCGCGGGTCATGACGAGGTGCAGGTCCTCGAGCGTGATGGCACGGTGCGGGGCGCCGCGACGGGTGGGCTTCGGAGGGATCACGCGCGCGGCGACGACCCGGTCACGGGCCACGGTGACGTCGCCGGTGCGGGTGGCGATGCACAGGTGGGTCGCGTCGATGTCGACGAGTTCGCCGACGGTGTCCGTGAGGGTGGGGCCCGCGGTCGGGGGCGGGTCGATCCGGGAGCGGACGGCGACGCGTTGACCTGTGGTGAGACCCGCGGGCAGATCACTCATGGGGCGTCATAGTATGTGCCGCATGACGTATGTGATCGCGCAGCCTTGTGTGGACCTCAAGGACAAGGCCTGCATCGAGGAATGCCCGGTCGACTGCATCTACGAGGGCAAGCGCAGCCTCTACATCCACCCGGACGAGTGCGTCGACTGCGGTGCCTGCGAGCCCGTCTGCCCCGTCGAGGCCATCTACTACGAGGACGACACCCCCGAGGAGTGGGCCGACTACTACAAGGCCAACGTCGAGTTCTTCGACGACCTCGGCAGCCCGGGCGGCGCCGCGAAGATGGGCATGATCGACAAGGATCACCCGATCATCGCCGCCCTGCCCCCGCAGGAGCACGACGAGTGATGGTCGGCGCCCGCTGATGGACCTGCCTGACTTCCCCTGGGACTCGCTCGCTCCTGCCAAGGAGCGGGCGAGCTCCTTTGTCTCCTCCGACCCCGCCCAGGGCGAGGGCATCGTCGACCTGTCGGTCGGCACCCCCGTCGACTCCACCCCCGAGGTGGTGCAGACGGCCCTGCGCGACGCCGCTGACGCGCCCGGCTACCCGCAGACCTGGGGCACGGCCGACCTGCGCGAGGGCATCGCCGGCTGGTTCGAGCGCCGCCGCGGCGCCCCGGGCATCGACCCCGACGGCGTGCTGCCCACGGTGGGCTCCAAGGAGCTCGTCGCGTGGCTGCCGACCCTCATGGGCCTGGGCGCGGGCGACACCGTCGCCTTCCCCCGGGTGGCCTACCCGACCTACGACGTGGGCGCGCGGATGGCGGGGGCGACCCCCTTCGCCGCCGACGCCACGACCGCCTTCGGTCCCACGACGTCGGCCACCGCACCCAAGCTGCTGTGGCTCAACACCCCGAGCAACCCCACGGGCAAGGTCCTGGGGGTCGAGCACCTGGCCAAGGTCGTCGCCTGGGCCCGTGAGCGCGGCGTCGTCGTCGCCTCCGACGAGTGCTATGCCGAGCTGGACTGGCGCACCGAGGAGGCGCGCGGCGAGGGCTACGACAGCCTGCCGACGACGCCGTCGATCCTCGACCCGCGCGTCACCGGTGGCTCCCACGAGGGCCTGCTCGCCGTCTACTCGACCTCCAAGCAGTCCAACCTCGCGGGCTATCGCGCGGCCTTCGTCGCCGGTGACCCCGCCCTCGTGGGGCGGCTGCTCGAGGTGCGCAAGCACGCGGGCATGATCGTGCCGTGGCCGGTCCAGCGGGCGCTGCTCGCAGCCGTCGGCGACGACGCGCACGTCGCGGCCCAGCGGGAGATCTACCGGGCCCGCCGCGAGGTGCTGCGCCCGGCGCTCGAGGGCTTCGGCCTGCGCATCGACGACTCCGAGGCGGGCCTGTACCTCTGGGCGAGCGCGGGGGAGCCGAGCCGGGTGACCGTCGATCGGCTCGCGCAGCGCGGCATCCTCGTCGCGCCGGGCGACTTCTACGGCGCGGCCGGCGAGCAGCACGTGCGGGTCGCCCTCACGGCGACCGACCAACGCATCGCGATGGCGGCGGCCCGGCTGGCCGCCGGACCCGCATCGTGACCCAGCACACGGCTGGGGTAGTTTCAGTGATGACACCGCATGCCCGGGGCCACCGCCCCTGCGGCACGGCACGACCGAAGGGCTGATGACCTCCATGACCGATGACGCCACCTTCTCCGCCGCGGGCAAGGACCTGACGTTCCCCCTCGTCAAGGCCTCCGAGGGCAATGACGGCTACAACATCTCCACGCTGATGAAGGAGACGGGCAACACCACGCTCGACGTGGGCTTCGTCAACACCGCCTCCTGCAAGAGCGACATCACCTACATCGACGGTGACGCCGGGATCCTGCGCTACCGCGGCTACCCGATCGACCAGCTGGCGAGCAAGTCGACCTTCACCGAGGTCGCCTACCTGCTGATCTACGGCGAGCTGCCGACGGCCGACCAGCTCGGCGACTTCGAGGAGCGCATCTCGCGCCACACGATGCTCCACGAGGACCTCAAGGCCTTCTTCAACGGCTTCCCGCGCGACGCGCACCCGATGCCGGTCCTGTCCTCGGCCGTCTCCGCGCTGGGCACCTTCTACCAGGACAGCCTCGACCCCTTCGACCCGGAGCACGTCGAGATCTCGACGATCCGCCTCCTGGCCAAGCTGCCGACGATCGCCGCCTACGCGCACAAGAAGAGCGTCGGCCAGCCCTTCCTCTACCCGGACAACTCGCTGAGCCTGACGGAGAACTTCCTCCGGATGACCTTCGGCTTCCCGGCCGAGCCCTACGACCTCGACCCCGAGATCGTGCGCGCGCTCGACCAGCTCTTCATCCTGCACGCCGACCACGAGCAGAACTGCTCGACGTCGACGGTGCGCCTCGTCGGGTCGGCCCACGCCAACCTCTTCAACTCCGTCTCCGCGGGCATCCACGCCCTCTCCGGCCCGCTGCACGGCGGCGCCAACCAGGCGGTCCTGGAGATGCTCCAGCAGATCCAGGCCTCCGACGACGGCGCCGAGACCTTCATGAAGAAGGTCAAGAACAAGGAGGACGGCGTCCGCCTCATGGGCTTCGGCCACCGGGTCTA
Encoded proteins:
- a CDS encoding N-acetyltransferase, coding for MSDLPAGLTTGQRVAVRSRIDPPPTAGPTLTDTVGELVDIDATHLCIATRTGDVTVARDRVVAARVIPPKPTRRGAPHRAITLEDLHLVMTRGQPGVEEAWLGAPGSGWLLRAGLGWTGRSNSALPVGDPGLPLPEAVDAVEAWYAERDLPPLVMLPRPAGAGTADDALGRLLLDRGYRERTVAEVLTGWTDTLLDAPVPAPAGITAECRDHVDEAWLAGSSPRVLEHRDAAREILALPRHQVFLTAHDDEGSTAGVVRVALSDGWAGVFGLHVAPEHRGRGVGRWLTVESLRAAAADGASLTYLQVEPGNAPAQHLYRDMGLTTHHDYVYLALR
- the fdxA gene encoding ferredoxin; translated protein: MTYVIAQPCVDLKDKACIEECPVDCIYEGKRSLYIHPDECVDCGACEPVCPVEAIYYEDDTPEEWADYYKANVEFFDDLGSPGGAAKMGMIDKDHPIIAALPPQEHDE
- a CDS encoding AMP-binding protein, producing the protein MTPTATLTEVARPAPERVPGRGTAPFVHPGSTRPALLDGDRVLTHADLAARVAALAERLPDAATGRRLVHLHPTRDVPGVVAHLAVLAAGHVGLVTGPGAESVTERFAPDVRLVGERVEALSTEPQHLLHPDLALLLSTSGSTGSPKLVRLSHDNLTSNAAAIAEGLGLRADDRAITSLPLHYCYGLSVLHSALLAGGGIVVTERSVTDDEFWRLQAEHRVTVLAGVPHTFDLVDARLRAGTPGLRLVTQAGGALGVERVREFAVLGRRQGWELAVMYGQTEATARMAIQRGAEVLEHPDAVGRAVAASAFRLDHDVPGGSDEVGELVFTGPGVMLGYAEHPDELALGRMVAELRTGDLGRLDDGRVRIVGRRDDIAKVLGLRIDLGRVADALADAGHEVVVTADARHLLVTLVTDEGGNPHLVRSVRERAVRAAGLAPGAVIVDTVAELPRLPNGKTDRAACRERALAATTGDPLPSGDQLAATVALVAAALRREDVDPDRSFAELGGDSYSLVQTSVALERALGPLPDGWHRVPLRRLAAQAGTPGRVVRWAETPVVVRALAALAICASHLGIISVPGGAHTLLALAGWSLTKFTLDDPRPAERRRRGLRSIATFAVPSMAVALFGLVTASGYGWENVLLVNWLVGEVEWGARINLWFIEALLACSVLALALVSVPALGRLHVRHPWAWSMALAAVALVPRWILVPESTGATRGLPGSVLWLFALGMALGAARTHRQRAATLALTAVGMWDFFVEPSRGLTVLVAIAVLGLVPRVPLPRPLALPLGLVAAASLHIYLVQWQVFRVVDDPWLALAGSLVLGVVLWWLLQRPTHALADLATRDRRPAPAPTGPRAETA
- a CDS encoding 4'-phosphopantetheinyl transferase superfamily protein; this encodes MDNHVVDVWWSDLRAMDLALLPLLDPVEAARAAGIAGSADLGRFVVGAWLLRVAVGAATGTDPRSVAVERTCTDCGGPHGRPLVHGTHVSVAHAGPLVLVATAAVPVGVDVESLRRGGDVAGWVVEEATFKATGARSSAGVRVVDLEVPVPGYRAALAVAGADVTLVTHGPSESAAAQRSAR
- a CDS encoding citrate synthase, with protein sequence MTDDATFSAAGKDLTFPLVKASEGNDGYNISTLMKETGNTTLDVGFVNTASCKSDITYIDGDAGILRYRGYPIDQLASKSTFTEVAYLLIYGELPTADQLGDFEERISRHTMLHEDLKAFFNGFPRDAHPMPVLSSAVSALGTFYQDSLDPFDPEHVEISTIRLLAKLPTIAAYAHKKSVGQPFLYPDNSLSLTENFLRMTFGFPAEPYDLDPEIVRALDQLFILHADHEQNCSTSTVRLVGSAHANLFNSVSAGIHALSGPLHGGANQAVLEMLQQIQASDDGAETFMKKVKNKEDGVRLMGFGHRVYKSYDPRAAIVKETAHTILEKMGGDEQLEIAMKLEEIALADDYFVERKLYPNVDFYTGLIYTAMGFQPKMFTVLFAIGRLPGWIAQWREMIEDKDTKIGRPRQIYTGPTERDYVGIEGR
- the dapC gene encoding succinyldiaminopimelate transaminase; amino-acid sequence: MDLPDFPWDSLAPAKERASSFVSSDPAQGEGIVDLSVGTPVDSTPEVVQTALRDAADAPGYPQTWGTADLREGIAGWFERRRGAPGIDPDGVLPTVGSKELVAWLPTLMGLGAGDTVAFPRVAYPTYDVGARMAGATPFAADATTAFGPTTSATAPKLLWLNTPSNPTGKVLGVEHLAKVVAWARERGVVVASDECYAELDWRTEEARGEGYDSLPTTPSILDPRVTGGSHEGLLAVYSTSKQSNLAGYRAAFVAGDPALVGRLLEVRKHAGMIVPWPVQRALLAAVGDDAHVAAQREIYRARREVLRPALEGFGLRIDDSEAGLYLWASAGEPSRVTVDRLAQRGILVAPGDFYGAAGEQHVRVALTATDQRIAMAAARLAAGPAS